A stretch of Crossiella cryophila DNA encodes these proteins:
- a CDS encoding TetR/AcrR family transcriptional regulator yields MTGKERRQQLLDVGRALFAEKGYDAASIEEIAHRAGVSKPVVYEHFGGKEGLYAVVVDREMDLLLEGVISALSGATHPRELLERAATALLDYIEESADGFRILVRDSPVASATGSFSSLLNDIASQVEHILGLQFSSRGYDPKLAGLYAQALVGMVALTGQWWLEVRKPKKEEVAAHLVNLSWKGLSHLDPAPKLRISR; encoded by the coding sequence ATGACCGGCAAGGAGCGGCGGCAGCAGCTCCTCGACGTCGGGCGGGCGCTGTTCGCCGAGAAGGGCTACGACGCGGCCAGCATCGAGGAGATCGCGCACCGGGCCGGCGTGTCCAAGCCCGTGGTCTATGAGCACTTCGGCGGCAAAGAGGGCCTCTACGCGGTGGTCGTGGACCGTGAGATGGACCTGCTGCTGGAAGGTGTCATCAGCGCCCTCTCCGGTGCCACCCACCCCCGTGAGCTGCTGGAACGTGCCGCCACCGCGTTGCTGGACTACATCGAGGAGTCCGCCGACGGCTTCCGGATCCTGGTCCGCGACTCGCCGGTGGCCAGTGCGACCGGCAGCTTCTCCAGCCTGCTCAACGACATCGCCAGCCAGGTCGAGCACATCCTCGGGCTGCAGTTCTCCTCCCGCGGCTATGACCCCAAACTGGCCGGGCTCTACGCGCAGGCGCTGGTGGGCATGGTCGCGCTCACCGGGCAGTGGTGGCTGGAGGTGCGCAAGCCCAAGAAGGAAGAGGTGGCCGCGCACCTGGTCAACCTGTCCTGGAAGGGTTTGTCACACCTGGATCCGGCACCCAAGCTGCGCATCTCTCGATAA
- a CDS encoding acyl-CoA desaturase, which yields MTTTVETPAPTEETPRGPKPMLGEPRSTTAHITICAFVIIPTLVLIAAVPLAWGWGLSWVDIGLAVFFYYLSGLGVTIGFHRHFTHGSFKAKRPVRIGLAVAGMMAVQGSILHWVADHRRHHAFSDKEGDPHSPWLHGTTPWGLTKGFWHAHMGWTLNRDKTNAERFAPDLLADNDIKLVDKYFSLFTVATFVLPGVLGGLITWSWWGALTAFFWAGIVRVGFLHHVTWSTNSICHLIGDRPFKSKDKAANFWPLAILSFGESWHNLHHADPTSARHGVKRWQLDTSARIIWIFEKFGWVHSVRWPSEQRLARITVTEAAH from the coding sequence ATGACGACCACTGTCGAGACTCCCGCTCCCACCGAGGAGACCCCGCGCGGCCCCAAGCCCATGCTGGGCGAGCCGCGCTCCACCACCGCGCACATCACCATCTGCGCCTTCGTGATCATCCCGACCCTGGTGCTGATCGCGGCGGTGCCGCTGGCCTGGGGGTGGGGGCTTAGCTGGGTGGACATCGGCCTCGCCGTGTTCTTCTACTACCTGTCCGGTCTCGGTGTGACCATCGGCTTCCACCGGCACTTCACACACGGCTCGTTCAAGGCCAAACGCCCGGTCCGGATCGGGCTGGCGGTGGCCGGGATGATGGCCGTGCAGGGCTCGATCCTGCACTGGGTGGCCGACCACCGGCGGCACCACGCCTTCTCCGACAAGGAGGGCGACCCGCACTCGCCGTGGCTGCACGGCACCACGCCGTGGGGTCTGACCAAGGGCTTCTGGCACGCGCACATGGGCTGGACGCTCAACCGGGACAAGACCAACGCCGAGCGCTTCGCCCCCGACCTGCTCGCCGACAACGACATCAAGCTGGTCGACAAGTACTTCTCGCTGTTCACCGTGGCCACCTTCGTGCTGCCCGGTGTGCTCGGCGGCCTGATCACCTGGTCCTGGTGGGGCGCGCTGACCGCGTTCTTCTGGGCTGGCATCGTCCGGGTGGGCTTCCTGCACCACGTCACCTGGTCGACCAACTCGATCTGCCACCTGATCGGCGACCGCCCGTTCAAGTCCAAGGACAAGGCGGCCAACTTCTGGCCGCTGGCGATCCTGAGCTTCGGCGAGTCCTGGCACAACCTGCACCACGCCGACCCGACCAGCGCCCGCCACGGCGTCAAGCGCTGGCAGCTGGACACCTCGGCCCGGATCATCTGGATCTTCGAGAAGTTCGGCTGGGTGCACTCCGTGCGCTGGCCCTCTGAGCAGCGCCTGGCGCGCATCACGGTCACTGAGGCGGCGCACTGA
- a CDS encoding alpha/beta hydrolase family protein, whose amino-acid sequence MENTSVRIDPPAAPARPRRRTGRRIVAAVVAVLVVLTLGAGGIGWYYSGELLVPYTGEPQFRDLVVATSTSTVTLEDTENARQPGTFTLVWPGGATRVGDVVRRSGEQVERKLIGTGTVTAGTKVRFDNDVFDGDPKQAHGLDFTEVPIASELGPMPAWLVRPDSAGDTGVWAVQVHGRGASRDETLRVIPTIRKLGLTNLSITYRNDKGAPISPDGLYHLGDTEWRDAEAAVRFAVQSGARRVVLFGYSMGGAIIGQFLARSELAGQVAAVVLDAPVLSWQKTLDWQAGERGLPKFLTPIATTVSSWRSGIDFDRMELIEHPPARKPPTLLIHGSADGTVPVQASRDLAEQSRRLAWPVEYVEIPGADHVAAWNLYPAAYEQLISNYLTRMLLLSPS is encoded by the coding sequence GTGGAGAACACCTCGGTCCGGATCGACCCGCCAGCCGCACCCGCCCGGCCCCGCCGCCGCACCGGACGGCGGATCGTCGCCGCGGTGGTGGCCGTCCTGGTGGTGCTGACCCTCGGCGCCGGCGGCATCGGCTGGTACTACAGCGGGGAACTGCTCGTCCCCTACACGGGTGAACCTCAGTTCCGGGACCTGGTGGTGGCCACCAGCACCAGCACGGTGACCCTGGAGGACACCGAGAACGCCCGCCAGCCGGGCACGTTCACCCTGGTCTGGCCGGGTGGCGCGACCAGGGTCGGGGACGTGGTGCGCCGTTCCGGCGAGCAGGTCGAGCGGAAGCTGATCGGCACCGGCACGGTGACCGCCGGGACCAAGGTGCGCTTCGACAACGACGTGTTCGACGGCGATCCGAAGCAGGCGCACGGGCTGGACTTCACCGAGGTGCCGATCGCCTCTGAGCTGGGCCCGATGCCCGCCTGGCTGGTGCGGCCGGACAGCGCCGGGGACACCGGGGTGTGGGCGGTGCAGGTGCACGGCAGGGGCGCCAGCCGGGACGAGACGCTGCGGGTGATCCCGACGATCCGGAAACTCGGATTGACAAACCTTTCGATTACTTACCGCAATGACAAAGGTGCGCCAATTTCACCCGATGGGCTGTATCACCTGGGTGACACGGAATGGCGGGACGCGGAAGCCGCGGTGCGGTTCGCGGTACAGAGCGGCGCCCGCCGGGTGGTGCTGTTCGGTTACTCGATGGGCGGGGCGATCATCGGCCAGTTCCTGGCCCGCTCCGAACTGGCCGGGCAGGTGGCCGCGGTCGTCCTGGACGCACCCGTGCTGAGCTGGCAGAAGACCCTCGACTGGCAGGCGGGCGAGCGCGGCCTGCCGAAGTTCCTGACCCCCATCGCGACCACCGTCTCCAGCTGGCGCTCCGGCATCGACTTCGACCGCATGGAGCTGATCGAGCACCCGCCTGCCCGCAAGCCGCCCACCCTGCTCATCCACGGTTCGGCCGACGGCACGGTGCCGGTGCAGGCCAGCAGGGACCTGGCCGAGCAGTCCCGCAGGCTGGCCTGGCCGGTGGAGTACGTGGAGATCCCCGGCGCCGACCACGTGGCCGCGTGGAACCTGTATCCGGCCGCCTACGAGCAGCTGATCAGCAACTACCTCACCCGGATGCTGCTGCTGAGCCCGTCCTGA
- a CDS encoding GGDEF domain-containing protein: MGRARELAAVAQNSELGIQLNAAEETDELLTEAQRRGEPWMVGEILRCAAVVRLVTPSIADDAEPLLEEMIAHTRRHGLLVLEADAHALSGRRALMADREDAALSSIAKALAMLDDDPAPDALLPRRAWDRLLVSALVDIGLVLTQLGVYDMADRELAKANQHIRHSGGPHDIAVHLINRVRLQLGWGLRLERVDRDEAALDRFATASAIAVAVEGPWRESLFPRRTDLPAAAQVPVLGAAHALARPGMEHVEGLKDLLDQAMYPPEMIMTSIALARCLAEGDRHEEALSALTKVRMQLEHDSSEPSLRLCLVREFARLSGPDSRATNTALSEYANELENELWGLARTRESTLRTRLDHERLTRKHGAMAQQALQDPLTGLPNRRALDERMDTLFNAPGAYPLSVALIDLDGFKGVNDRHSHAEGDDVLRAVASTIRDALRGDDLVARYGGDEFVVLLPGAPISAADAALNRAVDAVDRLPVHLSRGVTLSIGVVAVFPQESPGQALSRADSAMYCAKREGGNRVYGGPAGAGLESLSGPGLLPPLAP, from the coding sequence GTGGGGCGTGCCCGCGAACTGGCCGCGGTGGCGCAGAACAGCGAGCTGGGCATCCAGCTCAACGCCGCCGAGGAGACCGACGAGCTGCTCACCGAGGCGCAGCGGCGCGGCGAACCCTGGATGGTCGGCGAGATCCTGCGCTGTGCCGCGGTGGTCCGCCTGGTCACCCCCAGCATCGCCGATGACGCGGAACCACTGCTCGAGGAGATGATCGCGCACACCCGCAGGCACGGTCTGCTGGTGCTGGAGGCCGACGCGCACGCGCTCTCCGGCCGCCGCGCGCTGATGGCCGACCGCGAGGACGCGGCGCTGTCCTCCATCGCCAAGGCACTGGCCATGCTCGACGACGACCCCGCCCCTGACGCGCTGCTGCCGCGCCGCGCCTGGGACCGGCTGCTGGTCTCCGCGCTGGTCGACATCGGCCTGGTGCTCACCCAGCTCGGCGTCTACGACATGGCCGACCGGGAACTGGCCAAGGCCAACCAGCACATCCGGCACTCCGGCGGCCCGCACGACATCGCGGTGCACCTGATCAACCGGGTCCGGCTGCAGCTGGGCTGGGGCCTGCGGCTGGAACGGGTGGACCGGGACGAGGCGGCGCTGGACCGCTTCGCCACCGCCTCGGCCATAGCGGTCGCCGTGGAGGGCCCGTGGCGGGAGTCGTTGTTCCCGCGCCGCACCGATCTGCCCGCGGCCGCCCAGGTGCCGGTGCTCGGCGCCGCGCACGCGCTGGCCCGGCCGGGGATGGAACACGTGGAGGGGCTCAAGGACCTGCTCGACCAGGCCATGTACCCACCCGAGATGATCATGACCTCGATCGCGCTGGCCCGCTGCCTCGCCGAGGGCGACCGGCACGAGGAGGCGCTGTCCGCGCTGACCAAGGTGCGCATGCAGCTGGAGCACGACAGCTCCGAACCCTCGCTGCGGCTGTGCCTGGTGCGCGAGTTCGCCCGGTTGTCCGGGCCGGACAGCCGGGCCACCAACACCGCGCTCTCGGAGTACGCCAACGAGCTGGAGAACGAGCTGTGGGGCCTGGCCCGCACCCGTGAGTCCACCCTGCGCACCCGGCTGGACCACGAGCGGCTGACCCGCAAGCACGGCGCCATGGCCCAGCAGGCGCTGCAGGACCCGCTGACCGGCCTGCCGAACCGGCGTGCGCTGGACGAGCGGATGGACACCCTGTTCAACGCCCCCGGCGCCTACCCGCTGTCGGTGGCGCTGATCGACCTGGACGGGTTCAAGGGCGTCAACGACCGGCACTCGCACGCCGAGGGCGACGACGTGCTGCGCGCGGTGGCCAGCACCATCAGGGACGCGCTGCGCGGCGACGACCTGGTGGCCCGCTACGGCGGCGACGAGTTCGTGGTGCTGCTGCCCGGCGCGCCGATCTCGGCCGCCGACGCCGCGCTCAACCGCGCGGTGGACGCGGTCGATCGGCTGCCCGTGCACCTGTCCCGCGGGGTCACCCTCTCCATCGGCGTCGTCGCCGTGTTCCCGCAGGAAAGCCCAGGCCAGGCACTGTCCAGAGCGGACTCGGCGATGTACTGCGCCAAGCGCGAGGGCGGCAACCGGGTCTACGGCGGCCCGGCCGGGGCAGGTCTGGAGAGCTTGAGCGGCCCCGGACTGCTCCCGCCACTGGCCCCGTAG
- the glmU gene encoding bifunctional UDP-N-acetylglucosamine diphosphorylase/glucosamine-1-phosphate N-acetyltransferase GlmU, producing MLQGDVGPITAIVLAAGEGTRMRSATPKVLHRLAGRTLVEHAVRAAAELGPDHLAVVVGHGREAVRDHLDTVGKALDREIRIAVQDQQNGTGHAVSCALDTLPAELAGVVVVTYGDVPLLDAETLRGLLAEHSHAGNAVTVLTAKVDNPTGYGRIVRDATGVVTAIVEQKDADEAQRAIQEINSGVYAFDAAVLRGAIGRLSTDNAQGELYLTDVLSIARGDGLRVGALVSADAWLVEGVNDRVQLARLGAELNRRLLERWMREGVTVIDPASVWLDADVELARDVLLHPGVQLRAGVRVGEGAEIGPDTTLAESEVGAGAKVIRTHGTGAVIGENASVGPFAYLRPGTRLGVKGKIGTFVETKNASIGEGSKVPHLTYVGDATIGEFSNIGASSVFVNYDGVSKHHTTIGAHCRTGSDNTFIAPVTIGDGVYTAAGSVITNDVPPGSMAVARAKQRNIPGWVERKRPGTAAADAAARALAVTSDDGGKHQPNGE from the coding sequence ATGCTCCAGGGCGACGTCGGCCCCATCACCGCGATCGTGCTCGCCGCGGGCGAAGGCACTCGCATGCGCTCGGCCACTCCGAAGGTGCTGCACCGGCTGGCCGGCCGCACCCTCGTCGAACACGCGGTGCGTGCCGCGGCCGAGCTGGGCCCCGATCACCTCGCGGTGGTCGTCGGGCACGGCAGGGAGGCGGTGCGGGACCACCTCGACACCGTTGGCAAGGCCCTGGACCGGGAGATCCGGATCGCCGTGCAGGACCAGCAGAACGGCACCGGGCACGCGGTCAGCTGCGCGCTGGACACGCTGCCAGCCGAGCTGGCCGGGGTGGTCGTGGTGACCTACGGCGATGTGCCGCTGCTGGACGCGGAGACCCTGCGCGGCCTGCTCGCCGAGCACTCGCACGCGGGCAACGCGGTCACCGTGCTCACCGCGAAGGTGGACAACCCGACCGGCTACGGCCGGATCGTGCGCGATGCCACCGGCGTGGTCACCGCGATCGTGGAGCAGAAGGACGCCGACGAGGCGCAGCGGGCCATCCAGGAGATCAACTCCGGCGTGTACGCCTTTGACGCGGCCGTGCTGCGGGGTGCGATCGGCAGGCTGTCCACCGACAACGCCCAGGGCGAGCTGTACCTCACCGATGTGCTCTCCATCGCCCGCGGCGACGGGCTGCGGGTGGGCGCGCTGGTCAGCGCGGACGCCTGGCTGGTGGAGGGGGTCAACGACCGGGTGCAGCTGGCCCGGCTGGGCGCGGAGCTGAACCGGCGGCTGCTGGAGCGCTGGATGCGCGAGGGCGTCACGGTGATCGACCCGGCCTCGGTCTGGCTGGACGCGGATGTTGAGCTGGCCAGGGACGTGCTGCTGCACCCCGGTGTGCAACTGCGCGCGGGCGTGCGGGTGGGCGAGGGCGCGGAGATCGGCCCGGACACCACGCTGGCCGAGTCCGAGGTGGGCGCGGGCGCCAAGGTGATCCGCACGCACGGCACCGGCGCGGTGATCGGCGAGAACGCCAGCGTTGGCCCGTTCGCCTACCTGCGGCCGGGCACCCGGCTGGGGGTCAAGGGCAAGATCGGCACCTTCGTGGAGACCAAGAACGCCAGCATCGGCGAGGGGTCCAAGGTGCCGCATCTCACGTACGTGGGCGACGCCACGATCGGCGAGTTCTCCAACATCGGCGCCTCTTCAGTTTTCGTGAACTACGACGGCGTCAGCAAGCACCACACGACCATCGGCGCGCACTGCCGGACCGGCTCGGACAACACGTTCATCGCGCCTGTGACCATTGGCGATGGGGTCTACACGGCGGCCGGATCGGTGATCACCAACGACGTGCCGCCGGGGTCCATGGCGGTGGCAAGGGCCAAGCAGCGGAACATCCCCGGTTGGGTGGAACGCAAGCGTCCCGGCACCGCCGCCGCGGATGCTGCCGCGCGAGCACTCGCTGTCACCAGCGATGATGGGGGCAAACACCAGCCAAACGGGGAGTGA
- a CDS encoding ribose-phosphate diphosphokinase → MSATPKKSLMLFSGRSHPELADEVAKHLDVTVTPQSAYEFANGEIFVRFEESVRGCDAFVIQSHCEPINTWVMEQLIMVDALKRASAKRITVIMPFYPYARQDKKHRGREPISARLIADLFKVAGADRIMTVDLHTAQIQGFFDGPVDHLLAMRLLADYVGEKYAGRDITVVSPDSGRTKLAEKWADTLGGCPIAFIHKTRDPLKPNEVVANRVVGDVRGRLCVVIDDMVDTGGTIAKAADQLRAEGAADVIIAATHGILSNDAPKKLAASGASEAIFTNTLPIPEEKQFPGLKVLSIAPLLAKAIHAVFEDGSVTSLFDGHA, encoded by the coding sequence ATGTCGGCGACCCCCAAGAAGAGCTTGATGCTCTTCTCCGGGCGCAGCCACCCCGAGCTGGCCGACGAGGTGGCCAAGCACCTGGACGTGACGGTGACCCCGCAGTCGGCGTACGAGTTCGCCAACGGGGAGATCTTCGTCCGGTTCGAGGAGTCGGTGCGCGGGTGCGACGCGTTCGTCATCCAGAGCCACTGCGAACCGATCAACACCTGGGTGATGGAACAGCTGATCATGGTGGACGCGCTCAAGCGCGCCAGTGCCAAGCGGATCACCGTGATCATGCCCTTCTACCCGTACGCGCGGCAGGACAAGAAGCACCGCGGCCGGGAGCCGATCTCGGCCCGGCTGATCGCCGACCTGTTCAAGGTGGCCGGGGCCGACCGGATCATGACCGTGGATCTGCACACCGCGCAGATCCAGGGCTTCTTCGACGGTCCGGTCGACCACCTGCTGGCGATGCGGCTGCTGGCCGACTACGTGGGCGAGAAGTACGCGGGACGGGACATCACGGTCGTCTCCCCCGACTCGGGCCGCACCAAGCTCGCGGAGAAGTGGGCGGACACCCTCGGCGGCTGTCCGATCGCCTTCATCCACAAGACGCGGGACCCGCTCAAGCCGAACGAGGTGGTCGCCAACCGGGTGGTCGGCGATGTCCGAGGGCGGCTGTGCGTGGTGATCGACGACATGGTCGACACCGGCGGCACCATCGCCAAGGCGGCCGACCAGTTGCGGGCCGAGGGCGCGGCGGACGTGATCATCGCGGCCACCCACGGCATCCTCAGCAACGACGCCCCCAAGAAGCTGGCCGCCTCCGGGGCCAGCGAGGCCATCTTCACCAACACGCTGCCCATCCCCGAGGAGAAGCAGTTCCCCGGCCTGAAGGTGCTCTCCATCGCTCCGCTGCTGGCCAAGGCCATTCACGCGGTGTTCGAGGACGGCTCGGTGACCAGCCTGTTCGACGGTCACGCCTGA
- a CDS encoding 50S ribosomal protein L25/general stress protein Ctc yields the protein MSEVRLAAEPRTEFGKGAARRTRRAGKIPAVLYGHGSDPKHVALPALEFARVVREHGTNAVLTLDLGGAANELALTKTVTTHPLKNYIEHVDLLLVKRGEKVTVEVLLVITGDAVPGALITQEISQLQVEADALNIPDQVEVSIAGVQPGTQIHASDVILPEGTTLAIDPEALVVNVVAAPTAEQMEGGAEESAAAESTES from the coding sequence GTGTCCGAGGTCCGTCTCGCAGCCGAGCCGCGCACCGAGTTCGGCAAGGGCGCCGCTCGCCGTACCCGCCGCGCTGGAAAAATTCCCGCGGTGCTCTACGGCCACGGCTCCGACCCGAAGCATGTAGCCCTGCCCGCTCTGGAGTTCGCCCGCGTCGTGCGTGAGCACGGCACCAACGCGGTGCTGACCCTGGACCTGGGCGGCGCCGCCAACGAGCTGGCGCTCACCAAGACCGTCACCACCCACCCCCTGAAGAACTACATCGAGCACGTCGACCTGCTGCTGGTCAAGCGGGGCGAGAAGGTCACCGTCGAGGTGCTGCTGGTCATCACCGGCGACGCCGTGCCGGGCGCCCTGATCACCCAGGAGATCTCCCAGCTCCAGGTCGAGGCCGACGCGCTGAACATCCCGGACCAGGTCGAGGTCTCGATCGCGGGCGTCCAGCCGGGCACCCAGATCCACGCCTCCGACGTGATCCTGCCGGAGGGCACCACCCTGGCGATCGACCCGGAGGCCCTCGTGGTCAACGTGGTCGCCGCGCCGACCGCCGAGCAGATGGAGGGTGGCGCCGAGGAATCGGCCGCCGCCGAGTCCACCGAGAGCTGA
- the pth gene encoding aminoacyl-tRNA hydrolase yields the protein MSEDELLLVVGLGNPGPQYEGNRHNIGFLVLDELAARIGGKFKAHKGGAAVSEGRLGGRRVVLAKPRQYMNVSGGAVAGTARFYKIDPARIVVVHDELDLPYGSIRLKLGGGENGHNGLRSISKSLATKDYLRARFGIGRPPGRQDPADFVLKDFSSVERKELALLIDQCADAVEALAADGLEAAQNRFHAL from the coding sequence GTGTCCGAGGACGAGCTGCTGCTGGTGGTCGGCCTGGGTAATCCCGGCCCGCAGTACGAGGGCAACCGGCACAACATCGGTTTCCTGGTGCTGGACGAGCTGGCCGCACGGATCGGCGGGAAGTTCAAGGCGCACAAGGGCGGCGCGGCCGTGTCCGAGGGCAGGCTGGGCGGTCGCCGGGTGGTGCTGGCCAAGCCCCGCCAGTACATGAACGTCTCCGGCGGCGCGGTCGCCGGCACCGCGCGCTTCTACAAGATCGACCCGGCCCGGATCGTGGTCGTGCACGACGAGCTGGACCTGCCCTACGGCAGCATCCGGCTCAAGCTCGGCGGCGGCGAGAACGGGCACAACGGCCTGCGCTCGATCTCCAAGTCACTGGCCACCAAGGACTACCTGCGGGCGCGCTTCGGCATCGGCCGCCCGCCCGGCCGCCAGGACCCGGCCGACTTCGTGCTCAAGGACTTCTCCAGTGTGGAGCGCAAGGAACTGGCGCTGCTGATCGACCAGTGCGCCGACGCGGTCGAGGCACTGGCCGCCGACGGCCTGGAGGCCGCGCAGAACCGCTTCCACGCCCTGTGA
- a CDS encoding fatty acyl-AMP ligase, whose translation MSRFVETMVATAGNPVRRGITTGAPQEPIRRTWSEVHLQARRIAGALLAAGVSPRDSVGVLAADPGLIAPAVQGIWLAGASVTMLHQPTPRTDLVAWAGDTVRTLRMISSVTVVLDETFAALAEPLRDKGIRVLPVLELTGGAPAEPVHSDEDDPALLQLTSGSTAEPKAVVISHGNLIANIEAMTIAAELAPETDVMVSWLPLFHDMGMVGFLTVPMTVGMELVKITPVEFLRSPLSWPELITTYRGTITAAPNFGYAVFARQLSKVDDESRFDLSRLRIALSGAEPIDPAVTRGFTEQGARFGMPAECVLCAYGMAEATLAVSFAPLRTGLVLDEVRGFPLLGPPLPGLEVRAIGAAGEVLPEHEIGELQVRGAAVTAGYLTVDGPLATQDEQGWLSTGDEGYLAGGQVVVCGRRKDVIILGGRNIYPTDVERAACAAPDVRPGNAVAVRWDGNGRERLAVVVESRRAGEAEAVRLIRKNVAAEVVHALGVRPNAVVVLPPGELPKTPSGKLRRTEVRERLGEWL comes from the coding sequence GTGAGCCGGTTCGTTGAGACGATGGTGGCCACCGCGGGGAACCCAGTGCGACGTGGCATCACCACGGGCGCCCCGCAGGAGCCGATCCGCCGCACCTGGTCCGAAGTCCACCTGCAGGCCCGCCGGATCGCCGGCGCCCTGCTCGCCGCCGGGGTCTCCCCCCGGGACTCGGTCGGCGTGCTGGCCGCCGACCCGGGCCTGATCGCGCCCGCGGTGCAGGGCATCTGGCTGGCCGGGGCCAGCGTGACCATGCTGCACCAGCCCACCCCGCGCACCGACCTGGTGGCCTGGGCCGGGGACACCGTGCGCACCCTGCGCATGATCTCCTCGGTCACCGTGGTGCTGGACGAGACCTTCGCCGCGCTGGCCGAGCCGTTGCGGGACAAGGGCATCCGGGTGCTGCCGGTGCTGGAGCTGACCGGCGGCGCACCCGCCGAGCCAGTGCACTCCGACGAGGACGACCCGGCGTTGCTCCAGCTCACCAGCGGCTCCACCGCCGAACCCAAGGCGGTGGTGATCAGCCACGGCAACCTGATCGCCAACATCGAGGCGATGACCATCGCGGCCGAACTCGCGCCGGAGACCGATGTGATGGTCTCCTGGCTGCCGCTGTTCCACGACATGGGCATGGTCGGCTTCCTCACCGTGCCGATGACGGTGGGCATGGAGCTGGTCAAGATCACCCCGGTGGAGTTCCTGCGCTCCCCGCTGAGCTGGCCCGAACTGATCACCACCTACCGCGGCACCATCACCGCCGCGCCCAACTTCGGCTACGCGGTCTTCGCCCGCCAACTGTCCAAAGTGGACGATGAGAGCCGGTTCGACCTGTCCCGGCTGCGGATCGCGCTCAGCGGGGCCGAACCCATCGACCCGGCCGTGACCCGTGGCTTCACCGAACAGGGCGCGCGCTTCGGCATGCCAGCCGAGTGCGTGCTGTGCGCCTACGGCATGGCCGAGGCCACCCTGGCGGTCTCGTTCGCGCCACTGCGCACCGGGCTGGTCCTGGACGAGGTGCGCGGCTTCCCGCTGCTCGGCCCGCCACTGCCCGGCCTTGAGGTACGCGCGATCGGCGCGGCCGGAGAGGTGTTGCCCGAGCACGAGATCGGCGAACTCCAGGTGCGCGGCGCCGCGGTCACCGCGGGCTACCTCACCGTGGACGGGCCGCTGGCCACCCAGGACGAGCAGGGCTGGCTCTCCACCGGCGACGAGGGCTACCTGGCCGGCGGTCAGGTGGTGGTCTGCGGCAGGCGCAAGGACGTGATCATCCTGGGCGGCCGCAACATCTACCCCACCGACGTGGAACGCGCCGCCTGCGCCGCCCCGGACGTGCGGCCGGGCAACGCGGTCGCGGTGCGCTGGGACGGCAACGGGCGGGAACGGCTGGCCGTGGTGGTCGAATCCCGCCGCGCGGGCGAGGCCGAGGCGGTACGGCTGATCCGCAAGAACGTGGCCGCCGAGGTCGTGCACGCACTCGGCGTGCGACCCAACGCGGTGGTCGTGCTGCCGCCAGGCGAGCTGCCCAAGACCCCCTCCGGCAAGCTGCGCCGGACCGAGGTGCGGGAGCGGCTGGGGGAGTGGCTCTAG